From the Plectropomus leopardus isolate mb chromosome 18, YSFRI_Pleo_2.0, whole genome shotgun sequence genome, one window contains:
- the fam8a1a gene encoding protein FAM8A1, with protein MVATTTSDNSRDGPDSDAKQPQSTATTEYCAKLQQWMWQYYWGYASWQSWLALSAFPFPPPCSFPPSGTSAHTPGPPASASGGGQQAFDTQNWYSYPYPLSFPASHPHPGGAHTEQTSDARRPAQQQNGNPPQAGREYTIPSPLQRFLAETVDFFILFCVKATIVLWIMHLSGMKDIAKFITHFIVEEIDENTSMEDLQKMMAVALVYRVLVCVYETICIWGAGGATPGKFLLGLRVVTCDTSTLVQPNRVLVVPASNVSFSASAVRALNKNFSIAFLFPVFITLLFFQHNRTVYDIVAGTIVVQRRGGR; from the exons ATGGTCGCGACCACGACGAGTGACAACAGCCGTGACGGCCCGGACAGTGACGCAAAGCAGCCTCAGAGCACCGCGACAACGGAATACTGCGCCAAGTTGCAGCAGTGGATGTGGCAGTATTACTGGGGGTATGCCAGCTGGCAGAGCTGGTTGGCTCTGTCTGCCTTCCCCTTCCCTCCACCGTGCAGCTTCCCTCCCTCGGGCACAAGCGCTCACACACCGGGTCCACCCGCATCGGCCTCCGGCGGTGGGCAGCAGGCTTTTGACACGCAAAACTGGTACAGTTACCCATACCCCCTCAGCTTCCCCGCATCCCACCCTCATCCAGGTGGCGCCCACACGGAGCAGACCTCAGATGCCCGGCGGCCAGCCCAGCAGCAGAATGGGAATCCACCTCAGGCAG GACGGGAGTACACcatcccctctcctctccagaGGTTCCTCGCTGAGACAGTGGACTTCTTTATCCTGTTTTGTGTGAAGGCCACCATCGTGCTGTGGATCATGCATCTGAGTGGTATGAA GGACATTGCTAAATTCATCACCCACTTCATCGTGGAGGAGATTGATGAGAACACATCCATGGAGGACCTGCAGAAGATGATGGCTGTAGCTCTGGTCTACAGGGTGCTGGTGTGCGTCTATGAG ACCATCTGTATTTGGGGTGCTGGTGGTGCCACACCAGGGAAGTTCCTGCTCGGCCTGCGAGTGGTGACGTGTGACACATCCACTCTGGTCCAACCCAACCGAGTACTTGTAGTCCCAGCATCTAATGTTTCCTTCTCTGC CTCTGCAGTGCGGGCACTTAATAAGAACTTCTCTATCGCCTTCCTCTTTCCTGTCTTCATCACTCTGCTCTTCTTCCAGCACAACAGGACTGTGTATGACATTGTGGCGGGGACCATTGTTGTCCAGCGCAGAGGAGGCAGAtag